In Pedobacter sp. SL55, the following proteins share a genomic window:
- a CDS encoding rhodanese-related sulfurtransferase has translation MMKYNTLLYYCYSPIADAEQFAADHLKFCKSLGLVGRIIVADEGLNGTVSGTVEACQAYMEHIHADERFAKTEFKIDEVEEPSFIKMHCRYKAEIVHSGLRDKTIIDPNKQTGKHLEPKEFSEMLDRDDVVVLDVRSNYEHNLGKFKNAITLDIENFRDFPEQIEALAQYKYKKVLTYCTGGIKCEKASALLLHHGFNDVYQLHGGIIKYGKEAGGKDFEGKCYVFDNRIAVDVNSVNPTIVSKCLNCGTVTPKMINCANPECNEHFTQCDACGEELQGCCSVECTTNPRKRPYDGTGYYVKVPQAVAVKS, from the coding sequence ATTATGAAATACAACACCTTACTTTATTACTGCTATTCTCCAATAGCTGATGCAGAACAATTTGCTGCCGATCATTTAAAATTTTGCAAATCTTTAGGTTTAGTGGGCCGTATTATAGTGGCCGACGAAGGTTTAAATGGTACTGTTTCTGGCACGGTAGAAGCCTGCCAAGCTTATATGGAACACATCCATGCTGATGAGCGCTTCGCAAAAACAGAGTTCAAAATTGATGAGGTTGAAGAACCTTCTTTCATTAAAATGCACTGCCGTTACAAAGCAGAAATTGTACATTCTGGCTTACGCGATAAAACCATCATCGACCCCAATAAGCAAACAGGAAAACATTTGGAGCCGAAAGAGTTTAGCGAAATGTTAGATAGAGATGATGTAGTGGTTTTAGACGTGCGCTCTAACTACGAGCATAACTTAGGCAAATTTAAAAATGCCATTACTTTAGACATAGAAAATTTCAGGGATTTTCCAGAACAAATTGAAGCTTTAGCACAATATAAATACAAAAAGGTACTCACTTATTGTACGGGTGGCATTAAATGCGAAAAGGCCTCTGCCTTATTGCTACACCATGGTTTTAACGATGTTTATCAATTGCATGGCGGCATTATTAAATATGGCAAAGAAGCTGGTGGTAAAGATTTTGAAGGCAAATGTTATGTGTTTGATAATCGTATTGCGGTTGATGTCAATTCGGTAAACCCAACCATAGTAAGCAAGTGTTTAAACTGTGGTACGGTTACACCAAAAATGATTAACTGTGCTAACCCAGAGTGCAATGAGCATTTTACGCAATGCGATGCTTGTGGAGAAGAACTACAAGGCTGCTGCTCGGTAGAATGCACCACAAACCCACGCAAACGCCCGTACGATGGAACAGGTTACTACGTTAAAGTTCCGCAAGCCGTTGCTGTGAAAAGCTAA
- a CDS encoding RagB/SusD family nutrient uptake outer membrane protein encodes MKIFVKKTRNFSLVVGAFTLAIIGSGCKKFLDTQKQGTYSTETYPFSTGVGDNPYDQYIFSAYNELRSYNVHVDGFLVATSIRSDDADKGSTPTDGGADVIGMDNFTIVPTNGRANALWTGYFSLISKANLILDQVENNKEIIATDAAKIQAQAEARFMRGYAYFMLVRFFGRVPIVEKFTGGPASTNTPQSTPAQVYTFIEADLQFAAANLPVSWPSKFVGRLTKGAANGILAKVYLTQQKWAPAMAAANMVMTSGQYDLSVSYDVVFRETGENSKESVFEVQATASAQVQTANGIQTTSHQGIRGSGIWNLGWGWNTPSTMLEAAYEPNDPRKARTILYTSTAGDIRQTIYGETLPVGLPNPRYNNKAYTNPAIRASVGHNFGYWMNVRILRYADVVLMYAEAANEVGGAANTTAALAALNSVRERARRGAPTGTLPNVTVTDQTLLRNAIQHERRIELAMEYDRFFDLIRWGSTVAGAAMTAAGKTAFNYDRDKYLPIPQAQIDLSKGVLTQNFGYN; translated from the coding sequence ATGAAAATATTTGTTAAAAAAACTAGAAATTTCTCACTCGTAGTGGGAGCATTTACACTAGCCATTATAGGCTCGGGTTGTAAAAAATTCCTAGATACGCAAAAACAAGGAACATATTCTACAGAGACCTATCCTTTCTCTACTGGAGTTGGCGACAACCCTTACGACCAGTATATTTTTAGTGCCTATAATGAGCTAAGAAGCTATAATGTTCATGTTGATGGATTTTTAGTAGCCACCAGTATTAGAAGTGATGATGCTGACAAAGGCAGTACCCCTACTGATGGTGGAGCTGATGTGATTGGCATGGACAACTTTACAATCGTACCAACTAACGGTAGGGCAAATGCCTTATGGACGGGTTATTTTAGCTTAATTTCAAAAGCTAACTTAATTTTGGATCAGGTAGAAAATAACAAAGAAATAATTGCCACCGATGCTGCAAAAATACAAGCACAAGCAGAAGCAAGATTTATGAGAGGCTATGCTTATTTTATGCTAGTGAGATTTTTTGGACGTGTGCCTATTGTTGAAAAATTTACAGGCGGCCCTGCTAGTACCAATACACCACAAAGCACGCCTGCTCAGGTTTACACGTTTATCGAAGCAGACTTGCAATTTGCTGCAGCTAACTTACCCGTTTCATGGCCATCTAAATTTGTTGGACGTTTAACCAAAGGTGCTGCAAATGGCATCTTAGCAAAGGTCTACCTTACCCAGCAAAAATGGGCTCCAGCAATGGCTGCCGCTAATATGGTAATGACATCAGGCCAATACGACCTATCTGTTTCTTATGATGTGGTTTTCAGAGAAACTGGCGAAAATAGTAAAGAGTCGGTTTTTGAAGTTCAAGCCACTGCGAGTGCGCAGGTGCAAACTGCAAACGGAATACAGACTACTAGTCACCAAGGAATTAGAGGTAGTGGAATTTGGAACTTAGGCTGGGGATGGAATACCCCAAGTACGATGTTAGAAGCTGCCTACGAGCCAAACGACCCTCGTAAAGCCAGAACCATTTTGTACACCAGTACAGCAGGAGATATTCGTCAAACCATATATGGAGAAACACTTCCTGTAGGCTTACCAAATCCAAGATATAACAACAAAGCTTATACTAACCCTGCAATTAGAGCCTCTGTTGGACACAATTTCGGTTATTGGATGAACGTTCGTATCCTTCGTTACGCAGATGTGGTATTAATGTATGCAGAAGCGGCCAACGAAGTTGGTGGTGCAGCAAATACAACAGCAGCATTAGCAGCATTAAACAGTGTAAGAGAAAGAGCTAGACGTGGAGCACCAACAGGTACGCTACCTAACGTTACCGTTACAGATCAAACTTTGTTGAGAAATGCGATACAACACGAAAGACGTATTGAGTTAGCTATGGAATACGATCGCTTCTTCGATTTGATTAGATGGGGATCTACCGTAGCTGGTGCCGCAATGACAGCCGCTGGAAAAACAGCTTTTAATTACGATAGAGATAAATATTTACCTATTCCTCAAGCACAGATAGATTTGAGTAAAGGTGTATTAACCCAAAATTTTGGATATAATTAA
- a CDS encoding SusC/RagA family TonB-linked outer membrane protein yields MKKIFTELSVLACFCLLLLSDVAFAQNVTVKGTVKDDQNLPIPGVSVLIKGTSNGVQTDASGNYSISAPGNGTLVFSFIGFNNQELPISNKTTINVTLLASTNDLQQVVVVGYGTQRKRDVTGTIASVKGEEIEKLTATNPINALQGKVPGLTISNNGAPGAAPTVRIRGINSTGGGAVNPLYIVDGQMQENIDYLNPNDIESIDVLKDASSVAIYGLKGANGVIAVTTKRAAKGKTTVNLTSAVGLQQINDRIDMVDADGFKKLYSAQLANINAAPFDYTNYNANTDWQDLIFRSAVINTNSLSISNTGEKSTTLINLGYNDQDGVMKYSNYKKFIARLNEEIRVTDKIKIGANLTGFHWRNEPNTSGITNALWAAPIVPVQTNGLYNTMPSFQRAQVGNPVYAMERNRNTSIQRGYRVSGNLFAEIRFLKDFTLNSTVYTDLGFNNSRGYSPLPFRTVNLGEGAAPTETVIDNSVRTSVNQRADEYRKYQQDHTITYNKELAGGHKITAVGGFNSVYESFTRLSGSRRDTTINVPNNPNLWYLNVINQNNPLANSGDGEEESNAGVFFRTSYSYKDKYLFNGTIRRDGNSKLANQNRWKTFGSIGLGWVASEETFFKENIKGINFLKIRGAYGSLGNGGNIPNNLFEVGLTTSSNAVFGDQIYTALDRAYRVNPNLRYETIQGLDLGLDLKALNNKLSAEVTYFDKKTKDLLTTYTQLGETGSYTFYDNLGTVTNKGVEIALGWNDQIGKDFSYSINPNFSYTANKVVAIGNTVNFQITNGINVTETGKSIGYFRGYKQVGIYQSAADMEKMPVMAGSQIGDIAYADINGDGVINTDDRTYLGSPFPPYAYGLSITLNYKGFDATIDGQGFAGHKIYTQRRTQVFATLNYEANRLNAWTAPGSTNIEPILDNTRANNFLFSDYYVEPGDYFRLRNVQLGYTFNRELLSKIGVSKLRLFMSGQNLKTWSKTTGYSPEAILGNPTTSGADNGLYPITAVYTFGLNVTF; encoded by the coding sequence ATGAAAAAAATCTTTACAGAACTTTCTGTTTTAGCCTGTTTTTGTTTGCTTTTACTATCAGACGTTGCCTTTGCCCAAAACGTTACAGTTAAGGGTACGGTAAAAGATGATCAGAACTTACCCATCCCTGGCGTAAGTGTATTAATTAAAGGCACATCAAATGGCGTACAAACAGACGCAAGTGGAAATTACAGCATCAGTGCGCCAGGTAATGGTACTTTGGTATTTTCTTTCATTGGTTTCAACAACCAAGAACTACCAATTAGCAACAAAACAACAATTAATGTAACCTTACTGGCCTCTACTAATGATTTGCAACAAGTAGTAGTTGTGGGTTATGGTACGCAAAGAAAAAGGGATGTTACAGGTACAATTGCCAGTGTTAAAGGCGAAGAAATTGAAAAGCTTACAGCAACTAACCCTATCAACGCCCTGCAAGGAAAAGTACCTGGCTTAACTATTTCCAACAACGGAGCGCCTGGCGCTGCCCCTACTGTACGTATTAGAGGTATCAATAGTACTGGTGGCGGCGCTGTAAACCCTCTTTATATTGTAGATGGCCAGATGCAAGAAAACATCGACTATTTAAACCCTAATGACATTGAGAGCATTGATGTTTTAAAAGATGCCTCTTCTGTAGCTATTTATGGTTTAAAAGGTGCAAATGGTGTAATTGCAGTAACTACCAAAAGAGCTGCTAAAGGAAAAACCACAGTAAATCTAACCAGTGCAGTAGGTTTACAGCAGATTAATGATAGAATTGATATGGTAGATGCTGACGGTTTCAAAAAACTATACTCAGCACAGCTCGCTAATATTAATGCGGCACCGTTTGATTATACTAACTATAATGCAAATACCGATTGGCAAGATTTAATCTTCAGAAGTGCTGTAATTAATACTAATAGCTTAAGTATTTCAAATACTGGCGAGAAAAGCACTACTTTAATTAACCTAGGTTACAATGATCAAGATGGAGTAATGAAGTACAGCAATTATAAGAAGTTTATTGCTCGTTTAAATGAAGAGATCAGAGTAACCGATAAAATTAAAATTGGTGCTAACTTAACTGGATTTCACTGGAGAAATGAGCCTAATACATCGGGTATTACCAACGCTCTGTGGGCAGCACCTATTGTTCCTGTACAAACTAATGGCCTATACAACACCATGCCATCTTTCCAAAGAGCACAAGTGGGTAACCCTGTATACGCTATGGAACGAAATAGAAATACTTCGATACAAAGAGGTTATAGAGTTAGCGGAAATTTATTTGCGGAAATTAGATTTCTGAAAGATTTTACGCTTAATTCTACCGTTTATACCGATTTAGGTTTCAACAACTCTAGAGGCTACTCGCCTCTTCCGTTCAGAACTGTTAATTTGGGCGAAGGAGCTGCACCTACGGAAACAGTTATAGACAATTCGGTAAGAACTAGTGTTAACCAACGTGCAGACGAATATAGAAAATACCAACAAGATCATACCATTACTTATAACAAGGAATTAGCTGGCGGTCATAAAATTACAGCGGTTGGAGGTTTCAACTCGGTTTACGAGTCTTTCACTAGGCTTAGTGGGAGCCGTAGAGATACCACCATTAATGTTCCAAACAATCCAAACTTATGGTATCTAAACGTAATTAACCAGAATAATCCACTAGCCAACAGCGGCGATGGAGAGGAAGAATCTAACGCTGGTGTGTTTTTTAGAACAAGTTATTCTTATAAGGACAAATATCTTTTTAATGGTACGATCAGAAGAGATGGAAACTCCAAGCTAGCTAACCAAAATAGATGGAAAACATTCGGAAGTATTGGTTTAGGTTGGGTAGCTAGTGAAGAAACTTTCTTTAAAGAAAACATTAAAGGAATTAACTTCTTAAAAATCAGAGGTGCTTATGGTTCACTTGGAAACGGTGGAAACATTCCTAACAATCTCTTCGAAGTTGGTCTGACCACTTCAAGTAATGCAGTTTTTGGCGATCAAATTTACACTGCTTTAGATAGAGCATATCGCGTTAATCCGAATTTACGCTACGAAACCATACAAGGCTTGGATTTAGGCTTGGATTTAAAAGCTTTAAACAACAAGTTGAGTGCAGAAGTAACCTATTTCGATAAAAAAACGAAAGATTTGCTTACTACATACACACAGTTGGGTGAAACTGGCTCCTATACATTCTATGATAACTTAGGTACCGTTACCAATAAAGGTGTGGAAATAGCACTAGGCTGGAATGATCAAATAGGAAAAGATTTCAGCTATAGTATTAATCCAAACTTCAGTTATACTGCAAATAAAGTAGTTGCGATAGGAAATACAGTCAATTTCCAAATTACCAACGGAATAAACGTAACTGAAACGGGGAAATCTATTGGATACTTTAGAGGTTACAAACAAGTTGGAATTTATCAATCGGCAGCAGACATGGAAAAAATGCCAGTGATGGCAGGTTCACAAATTGGTGATATCGCTTATGCAGACATCAATGGCGACGGTGTAATCAACACCGATGACAGAACTTACTTAGGTTCTCCTTTCCCTCCTTATGCTTACGGTTTAAGCATTACACTTAATTATAAAGGTTTCGATGCTACAATTGATGGACAAGGGTTTGCTGGGCATAAAATCTACACACAACGTAGAACACAGGTTTTTGCAACCTTAAACTACGAAGCAAACAGATTGAATGCATGGACAGCTCCAGGTTCAACCAATATTGAGCCTATTTTAGACAATACTAGGGCTAACAACTTTTTATTTAGTGACTACTACGTTGAACCAGGTGATTATTTCCGTTTGAGAAACGTACAATTAGGCTACACGTTTAACCGAGAACTTTTGAGTAAAATTGGAGTGTCTAAATTAAGATTGTTCATGAGTGGCCAAAATTTAAAAACTTGGAGCAAAACAACAGGTTATTCTCCCGAAGCTATTCTTGGCAACCCGACTACTTCTGGTGCAGATAACGGGCTTTACCCAATTACCGCAGTTTACACTTTTGGCTTAAATGTTACTTTTTAA
- a CDS encoding LamG-like jellyroll fold domain-containing protein — protein MKFIKLNKNKLAILLASSLIVSACKKDGNPNNLPDVDAAGYAGKIDGYANADEVYSSNLVAYWSFDDTNNELKSNSAPTTAANATYITGVKGKAIKFAAGYLYYAKQFDALKTDALKSFTISSWVQIANNGSKKTMLMTIARPSTFLGSLDYRLNTNSSSTTMLGIGPRFTTLGGGSQDNLNQNLSPAFGASVWTHLVLTYNGTTGIFKIWADGRDIGSYNSRGTGNNVFKAYEPGELIIGAHYNNIPGKEIAGSAADFVAMTGSIDELRIYNTVLQDASIKALYNLGKAGK, from the coding sequence ATGAAATTTATTAAATTAAATAAAAATAAACTAGCTATTCTGCTTGCATCAAGTTTAATAGTTAGTGCGTGTAAAAAAGACGGCAATCCAAACAACCTACCAGATGTAGATGCTGCTGGGTATGCTGGAAAAATTGACGGCTATGCTAATGCAGATGAGGTTTATTCTAGCAATTTGGTGGCCTATTGGTCTTTTGACGATACCAATAACGAACTAAAATCAAATTCGGCACCTACAACAGCTGCTAATGCTACCTATATTACAGGAGTAAAAGGCAAGGCCATAAAATTTGCCGCTGGCTATTTGTACTATGCTAAACAGTTTGATGCACTGAAAACAGACGCACTAAAAAGTTTTACCATTAGTTCTTGGGTTCAAATTGCTAATAATGGTTCTAAAAAAACCATGTTGATGACAATTGCTCGTCCCTCAACGTTTTTAGGAAGCTTAGATTATAGATTGAATACAAACTCAAGTTCAACAACTATGTTGGGTATTGGCCCAAGATTTACAACCTTAGGTGGTGGTAGCCAAGACAACTTGAACCAAAACTTATCTCCTGCATTTGGAGCTAGTGTATGGACACATCTTGTATTAACATATAACGGTACCACTGGTATTTTTAAAATATGGGCCGACGGCAGAGATATTGGTTCTTACAATAGCCGTGGTACTGGAAATAATGTTTTCAAGGCTTACGAACCTGGAGAACTCATAATAGGTGCTCATTACAACAACATCCCAGGTAAAGAAATTGCTGGTTCTGCGGCTGATTTTGTTGCTATGACTGGAAGTATAGACGAACTGAGAATTTACAATACAGTTCTTCAAGATGCGAGTATCAAAGCCCTTTACAACTTAGGTAAAGCTGGCAAGTAA
- a CDS encoding triple tyrosine motif-containing protein produces the protein MEGYSKQWSEWNTATQKDFTNLTNGNYIFKVRAKINEHTASEISSIKIIILAPWYASNWAWAFYFICLIIALIIGKRIYEAKLKRDQQKIADALQKEQEEYLKKKTEASEKQIIRLEKEKLQNELAGKSRELANSAMSLVYKNELLQKISQELNKLKDKKDQKPQEDQLRKIQKIIDDGMNDERDWNLFENSFNEAHESFFKKLKANHPDLVPNDLKLCAYLRMNMSSKEMASLLNISVRGVEIRRYRLRKKLAVPHDKNLTEFLIEI, from the coding sequence TTGGAAGGATACTCAAAGCAGTGGTCTGAATGGAACACTGCAACTCAAAAAGATTTTACCAACCTTACCAATGGCAACTATATTTTTAAAGTACGAGCTAAAATAAACGAACATACCGCTAGCGAAATCAGCAGCATTAAAATTATCATATTGGCACCTTGGTACGCAAGCAATTGGGCGTGGGCATTCTATTTTATATGTCTTATTATTGCATTAATTATAGGCAAGCGAATTTACGAGGCTAAATTAAAAAGAGATCAACAAAAAATTGCTGACGCACTACAAAAAGAACAGGAAGAGTATTTGAAGAAAAAAACTGAAGCTTCTGAAAAACAAATCATTAGACTAGAAAAAGAAAAGTTACAAAATGAACTTGCCGGCAAAAGCCGTGAATTGGCAAACTCTGCGATGAGTTTGGTTTACAAAAACGAGTTGCTACAAAAAATAAGTCAGGAGTTAAATAAGTTAAAAGATAAGAAAGACCAAAAGCCACAAGAAGATCAACTACGCAAAATCCAAAAGATTATTGACGATGGCATGAATGATGAGCGTGATTGGAACTTATTTGAAAATAGTTTCAACGAAGCACACGAAAGTTTCTTCAAAAAGCTAAAAGCTAACCACCCAGACTTAGTACCAAACGACCTCAAATTGTGTGCTTATCTACGAATGAATATGAGCAGCAAAGAAATGGCCTCGCTGTTAAATATCTCTGTTAGGGGTGTAGAAATTCGCCGGTATCGTTTGCGTAAAAAACTAGCCGTGCCACACGACAAGAACTTAACGGAGTTCCTCATCGAGATTTAA
- a CDS encoding transcriptional regulator — MRINILKFTIVLALLSFAISAQANDIPRIGVPYVQNFHKSLYAAGNQNWSIAKDNKGVMYFGNSAGLLSYNGKYWEKHELPNKQIVRSVAIANDGLIYTGGFGEFGFWSYQDKKLAYTSLTNLLPKSLKLTSEVWKIYSLGKKIYFQTFSHIFIYQNKKITVIKPAGNLLFLHQVKERLFVEVIGNGLFELKGTQLTKILGSEVLGISGILSILPFKNNQLLIGTSKNGLFTFDGNNFMPFANDANWYLKSYQLNNGAKVLKNYYAFGTILNGIVIIDENGNLIQTINKTSGLQNNTILSVFNDNEDNLWTGLDNGIDRIELNSPLSFYFDKTGKFGTVYSSLIAGNKIYLGTNQGLFAGNWGSNTASNFDFKLIPNSQGQVWDLTKIDNQIFCGHNNGTFTVIGDQIKNISSINGGWTLKKLPSNPNYLIQGTYNGLTIYTKNTAGNWTFSHRIEGFGEPSRYVEQDHKGNIWVSHAYKGLYRLTLSADLKKATNIQYYDEKNGLPGSFNINAFNLENRVVFSTDSGFYIYDDISNRFGKYNALNSKLGTFSASNKIIKAANSRYWFINQGRMSLANFSEPGKIIIDSSRFNILDGRMVQYYENISQISENIYLISVDDGFAIYNNALANSLKKATKLPKVLIGKIEDITDKYSSITESGESESEIKIPFSRNSIRISFALPYYRLSKIKFQYFWKDTQSSGLNGTLQLKKILPTLPMATIFLKYELK; from the coding sequence ATGAGAATCAATATTCTAAAATTCACGATAGTATTAGCGCTTCTGTCATTTGCCATTAGTGCACAAGCCAACGATATTCCTCGTATTGGCGTGCCTTATGTACAAAACTTTCACAAATCATTATATGCTGCCGGAAACCAAAATTGGTCAATAGCGAAAGATAATAAGGGCGTAATGTACTTCGGTAACTCTGCCGGCTTATTAAGTTACAACGGCAAATACTGGGAAAAACACGAGTTGCCTAACAAACAAATTGTACGTTCTGTTGCTATTGCCAATGATGGATTAATTTACACTGGCGGATTTGGCGAATTTGGGTTTTGGTCTTATCAGGATAAAAAATTAGCCTATACTTCTTTGACTAATCTTCTGCCAAAGTCATTAAAATTGACTAGCGAGGTTTGGAAAATTTACTCATTAGGCAAAAAGATTTATTTCCAAACCTTTTCTCATATTTTTATTTACCAAAACAAGAAGATCACTGTTATAAAACCAGCCGGCAATCTGCTTTTTTTGCACCAAGTTAAAGAGCGGCTTTTTGTAGAAGTAATTGGCAACGGACTTTTTGAACTTAAAGGTACACAGCTCACAAAAATATTAGGCAGTGAAGTTCTGGGTATTTCTGGTATTCTTAGTATTCTACCTTTTAAAAACAACCAACTGTTAATAGGCACCAGTAAAAATGGTCTTTTTACTTTCGACGGAAACAATTTTATGCCGTTTGCGAATGATGCCAATTGGTATTTAAAATCTTACCAGCTTAACAACGGCGCAAAAGTTTTGAAAAACTATTATGCATTTGGAACCATATTAAACGGCATTGTAATTATAGATGAGAATGGCAACCTAATACAAACCATTAATAAAACAAGTGGACTACAAAACAATACCATACTTAGCGTTTTTAACGATAACGAAGATAATTTATGGACCGGATTAGATAATGGTATTGATCGTATCGAGCTAAACTCTCCCCTGTCTTTCTATTTCGATAAAACTGGGAAATTTGGAACGGTATATTCTAGCTTAATAGCTGGAAACAAAATATATCTCGGTACAAATCAAGGTCTATTTGCTGGTAATTGGGGAAGCAACACGGCTAGCAATTTCGACTTTAAACTTATTCCAAATTCGCAAGGACAAGTTTGGGACTTAACCAAAATCGACAACCAAATCTTTTGCGGGCATAACAATGGCACCTTTACAGTTATTGGCGATCAAATCAAAAATATATCAAGTATTAACGGCGGTTGGACCTTAAAAAAACTACCATCTAACCCTAACTACTTAATACAAGGTACTTACAATGGACTTACCATTTACACAAAAAACACGGCTGGAAATTGGACATTCAGCCATCGTATTGAGGGTTTTGGCGAACCATCTCGATACGTAGAGCAAGATCATAAAGGAAATATCTGGGTAAGCCATGCCTACAAAGGCTTATATCGCTTAACATTGAGTGCCGATTTAAAAAAAGCAACTAACATACAATACTACGACGAAAAAAATGGACTGCCGGGAAGTTTCAACATCAATGCTTTTAACTTAGAAAACCGTGTAGTATTCTCTACCGATTCTGGTTTTTATATTTATGATGACATCAGTAACCGTTTTGGAAAGTACAATGCCCTAAACAGCAAATTAGGAACTTTCAGCGCATCCAACAAAATTATCAAGGCAGCTAACAGCAGGTACTGGTTCATTAACCAAGGCAGAATGAGTTTGGCTAATTTTAGCGAACCAGGCAAAATTATTATAGACTCTAGCCGGTTCAATATTTTGGATGGAAGAATGGTACAATACTATGAGAATATCAGTCAGATTAGTGAAAATATTTATTTAATCAGTGTAGATGACGGATTTGCTATCTATAATAATGCCTTAGCAAACTCACTTAAAAAAGCTACGAAGCTACCCAAGGTTTTAATTGGTAAAATAGAAGACATTACCGATAAATACAGTTCAATTACCGAAAGCGGCGAAAGTGAAAGCGAAATAAAAATTCCATTTTCACGAAATAGCATTAGAATTTCTTTTGCACTACCCTACTACCGCCTGTCGAAAATCAAGTTCCAGTATTTTTGGAAGGATACTCAAAGCAGTGGTCTGAATGGAACACTGCAACTCAAAAAGATTTTACCAACCTTACCAATGGCAACTATATTTTTAAAGTACGAGCTAAAATAA